A stretch of the Rhinoderma darwinii isolate aRhiDar2 chromosome 3, aRhiDar2.hap1, whole genome shotgun sequence genome encodes the following:
- the FAXDC2 gene encoding fatty acid hydroxylase domain-containing protein 2, with translation MGKSETLALPERRNQDGQVWDSVKKTAFVLGTGLLTFAAFRNTVTWHLQHFWGASGDFWQALWGKLHNYYGGNELALYCLGAMVIPSLSFWIYNAILMLTDLTGKPNFIARYRIQPGKNEPVDPEKLKHAVKVVFLNQILLSFPMVLLMYIFMKWRGNPCGTELPTFHWVLLELSVFVLVEEILFYYSHRLFHHPSIYKHIHKQHHEWTAPVGVVSLYAHPLEHIFSNMLPSMAGPMLMGSHVATIMLWFCLALITTTISHCGYHLPFLPSPEFHDFHHLKFNQCYGVLGVFDRLHGTDLIFKQTKAYDRHILLLNFTPLTQSIPDPPKKTE, from the exons ATGGGCAAAAGTGAGACCTTGGCCCTCCCAGAACGTAGGAACCAG GATGGTCAGGTTTGGGACTCCGTGAAGAAAACAGCCTTTGTATTGGGTACAGGGCTTCTTACCTTTGCAGCTTTCAGGAACACAGTCACATG GCATCTACAGCATTTTTGGGGTGCTTCTGGAGATTTCTGGCAAGCCCTATGGGGAAAGCTGCACAACTATTATGGGGGTAATGAACTGGCTTTATACTGTTTGG GGGCCATGGTGATTCCTAGcctttctttttggatatacaatGCAATCCTGATGTTGACTGACCTGACTGGAAAACCAAACTTTATAGCTCGATATAGAATTCAACCTGGAAAGAATGAACCG GTGGACCCAGAAAAGCTCAAACATGCTGTCAAGGTTGTCTTCTTAAACCAGATCTTACTCTCCTTTCCCATGGTTCTCCTCATGTACATATTTATGAAGTGGCGGGGCAACCCTTGTGGTACAGAGTTGCCCACATTTCACTGGGTATTATTGGAACTCTCAGTCTTTGTGCTGGTTGAAGAAATCCTTTTCTATTACTCACACAG ATTGTTCCATCACCCAAGCATTTACAAACATATCCACAAACAGCACCATGAGTGGACAGCACCTGTAGGAGTGGTGTCACTGTATGCTCATCCATTGGAGCACATT TTTTCCAACATGTTACCATCCATGGCCGGACCAATGCTGATGGGATCCCATGTGGCTACCATCATGCTGTGGTTCTGTCTTGCTCTGATTACGACCACCATATCACATTGCGGATACCACCTGCCATTCCTGCCGTCCCCAGAGTTTCATGACTTTCATCATCTCAA ATTTAACCAGTGCTATGGAGTGCTGGGAGTATTTGACCGACTACATGGAACAGATCTGATATTCAAGCAAACCAAGGCCTATGACAGACACATTTTACTACTGAATTTTACTCCTCTGACTCAAAGCATTCCTGATCCACCCAAAAAAACAGAGTAA